CTCTCGAGCGTGGACTTGATCTGCTTGGCGTGGTCGGCGTCGCGGACCTCGCGCGAGGAGCGCGCGGCCTTGATCGAGTCGACGGTGCGGCCACCACCCTTGGTCCAGCGGATGCCGAACCCACGGGGGATCAGGAAGTTGCGGCCGTAGCCGTCCTTGACCTCGACGATGTCACCGGGGGCACCGAGACCGGTGACCTCCTGGGTGAGGATGAGCTTCATGGTTTTCTCGTCCCTCTCGCTCTGCCGTTACCTGGCCGTGGACGTGTAGGGCAGCAGAGCCACCTCGCGAGCGTTCTTCACCGCGATGGCGACGTCCCGCTGGTGCTGGACGCAGTTGCCGGTGACCCGACGGGCGCGGATCTTGCCGCGGTCGGAGATGAACTTGCGGAGGAGGGTGGTGTCCTTGTAGTCCACGTAGGACACCTTCTCCTTGCAGAACTGGCAAACCTTCTTCTTCGGCTTGCGGAGTACTGGCTTGGCCATTGTGGTGCTCCCTTTCTGGTGAGCCCGGCTTGCGCCGGAATGGTCGCATCAGTCAGATGGACGGGTGGAACAGGTGTTCAGGCGACGGTCACGGGGACCGCCGGGGTCGTGCAGGGTCGATCAGAACGGAGGCTCCTCCGAGGAGCCACCGGCACCCGGGGTCGCCCAGGGGTCGTTCGACGGCTGGCCGCCGCCGTAGGAACCACCCTGGCCGCCGCCCTGCTGGCCGCCCCAGCCGCCGGCCTGCTGGCCGCCGCCGGAACCGCCCTGGGCAGCACCGGCACCGGCGCCGGCAGCACCGCCGGAGGCCCACGGGTCGTCGCCGCCGCCGCCGTAGCTGCCGCCGCCACCCTGACCGCCGCCGCTGCGGGAGGTCTTGGTGACCTTCGCGGTGGCGTACTTGACGCTGGGACCGACCTCGTCGACGTCGATCTCGAAGACGGTGCGCTTCTCACCCTCGCGGGTCTCGTAGGAGCGCGCCTTCAACCGACCCGAGACGATGACCCGCATGCCCCGCTGCAGCGACTCGGCGGCGTTCTCGGCCGCCTGGCGCCACACCGAGCAGTTGAGGAACAGCGCTTCGCCGTCCTTCCACTCGTTGCTCTGCTTGTCGAACGTGCGCGGCGTCGAGGCAACGGTGAAGTTGGCGACCGCTGCGCCCGAGGGCGTGAAGCGGAGCTCGGGGTCGGCGGTGAGGTTGCCGACCACGGTGATCGGGGTTTCGCCTGCCATGTCAGGCCTCCAGTCTGGTTGAGCTGTTCAGCAGATGCTGACTTGGGCGACCGGGGGAATCGGTCGAGGTACCGATGATCTGATCCTGGGTGCTGCTAGGTGCTGCTGGGAGGGAGCCCCGAGGCTCCCGTCTCAGCGGAGGTCGGGCCGGATGACCTTGGTGCGGAGCACCGACTCGTTCAGCCCGAGCTGCCGGTCGAGCTCCTTGACGGTGGCAGGCTCGGCCTGCAGCTCGACGACGGCGTAGATGCCCTCGGCCTTCTTGTCGATCTCGTAGGCGAGCCGGCGACGTCCCCAGACGTCGACCTTCTCCACCGAGCCACCGTCCTGACGGACGACGTTGAGGTACGTGTCGAGCGAAGGCGCAACGGTGCGCTCTTCAAGATCGGGGTCGAGGATGACCATCACTTCGTAGGCACGCAAAACAGTCTCCACCTCCTTCGGACTCAAAGCGGCCACGGCGTTTCCGTGGCAGGAGGGCTGTGCGTTCACGTCGTACGGCGTCCCGGGCAGTCACCCGGGGCCGAC
The DNA window shown above is from Nocardioides mesophilus and carries:
- a CDS encoding single-stranded DNA-binding protein yields the protein MAGETPITVVGNLTADPELRFTPSGAAVANFTVASTPRTFDKQSNEWKDGEALFLNCSVWRQAAENAAESLQRGMRVIVSGRLKARSYETREGEKRTVFEIDVDEVGPSVKYATAKVTKTSRSGGGQGGGGSYGGGGDDPWASGGAAGAGAGAAQGGSGGGQQAGGWGGQQGGGQGGSYGGGQPSNDPWATPGAGGSSEEPPF
- the rplI gene encoding 50S ribosomal protein L9, translated to MKLILTQEVTGLGAPGDIVEVKDGYGRNFLIPRGFGIRWTKGGGRTVDSIKAARSSREVRDADHAKQIKSTLESTTFNLPVRAGEGGRLFGAVTVGDIAEVLTAAGAPVDKRKIIVGNPIKSLGTHQVTVKVADEVDATVNLNVVAS
- the rpsF gene encoding 30S ribosomal protein S6 encodes the protein MRAYEVMVILDPDLEERTVAPSLDTYLNVVRQDGGSVEKVDVWGRRRLAYEIDKKAEGIYAVVELQAEPATVKELDRQLGLNESVLRTKVIRPDLR
- the rpsR gene encoding 30S ribosomal protein S18, with protein sequence MAKPVLRKPKKKVCQFCKEKVSYVDYKDTTLLRKFISDRGKIRARRVTGNCVQHQRDVAIAVKNAREVALLPYTSTAR